From Coffea arabica cultivar ET-39 chromosome 10e, Coffea Arabica ET-39 HiFi, whole genome shotgun sequence, one genomic window encodes:
- the LOC113712971 gene encoding outer envelope pore protein 21, chloroplastic-like isoform X2 yields the protein METSIRYGGDSKVLRIHAKEKLPIDSNTHLQLHGELDTRLGAPTCLSALIRHFYPSLSADLGVGLKYNRQDKLHYTVRAKKAFPVTTNGFFNFHVKGHCDVDQEFRQKRSRGAAEFSWIIFNLKTDQDVKLKVGYEVFDKVPYMQIRENNWTINADMNGRWNLRYDL from the exons ATGGAGACCTCAATTAGGTATGGGGGAGATTCGAAAGTTCTGAGAATCCATGCCAAGGAGAAATTGCCCATCGACTCCAATACTCACTTGCAG CTTCACGGAGAACTGGACACTCGACTCGGAGCCCCAACTTGCTTGAGTGCTCTGATTAGACACTTTTATCCCAGT CTTTCAGCAGATCTTGGAGTTGGATTGAAATATAATAGGCAGGATAAGCTTCATTATACCGTCCGCGCTAAGAAGGCATTTCCAGTCACTACTAATGGCTTTTTTAACTTCCATGTTAAGGGCCACTGTGATGTTGACCAGGAATTTAGACAG AAAAGGTCAAGAGGAGCAGCCGAGTTTTCTTGGATAATTTTCAACTTGAAAACAGACCAGGATGTCAAGCTAAAAGTTGGTTATGAAGTCTTTGATAAG GTTCCATATATGCAGATTAGAGAAAACAACTGGACAATCAATGCTGATATGAATGGAAGGTGGAATCTAAGATATGATTTGTGA
- the LOC140015373 gene encoding protein PLASTID MOVEMENT IMPAIRED 1-like: protein MAAEYTGKRNYNTQLLDELEALSHSLDHSHTSTSTTRRTASLALPRTSVPPISSAAADNSSSNDDNKQQLNPKPRSRRMSLSPWRSRPKLNDSAEEDQRKGRSIPNKERFGRLEDQEKAADTSVKKGLWSWKPIRALSHIGMQKLSCLFSVEVVAVQGLPASMNGLRLSVSVRKKETKDGAVQTMPSRVQQGAADFEETLFIRCHVYFTPGSGTHMKFEPRPFVICVFAVDAGELDFGRSSVDLSHLIQDSIEKSFQGTRVKQWDTSFNLSGKAKGGELVLKLGFQIMEKDGGFGIYSQAEGQKSGKNKNSSSSIARKQSKSSFSVPSPKLSSRAEAWSPSQTGARADLQDIDDLNLDEPASAPQASPPSRKSGVPDAKIEDDLPDFEVVDKGVEFQEDNNGNKEEALSEENYEKRSVSREVVKEIVHEKFHLTRLSELDSIAQRIKALESMMKEEKAEKTDEDTESQKLDAEEETVTREFLQMLEDSEGNEIKKLGDHDEIPQSKSEGDEDSEEAESKVYIPDLGKGLGCIVQTRNGGYLAAMNPLDTAVARKDAPKLAMQMSRPVIVPSKATTGFELFQRMAAVGFDELGSGILSLMPMDELKGKTAEQIAFEGIASAIIQGRKKEGASSSAARTLASVKSMATALSTGRQDRISTGIWNLSEDPVVVDEILAFSMQKLEVMAVEALKVQADIGEEEAPFDVSPLSAKLTAEGGSHPLASAIPIEDWIRRKAVGNENGESGSITIAVVVQLRDPLRLYEAVGGPMIALIHSSAFNGAKVKPAGNYDDEEKMFKVGSLQVGGLKGRSGGRKTEWDSEKQRLTAMQWLVAYGLGKAAGKKGKRQASKAKGQDILWSISSRVMADMWLKAIRNPDVKFTK from the coding sequence ATGGCAGCAGAATATACAGGCAAAAGGAATTACAATACCCAACTACTGGATGAACTCGAAGCACTCAGCCACTCCCTGGACCATTCCCACACTTCTACTTCCACAACCCGGAGGACCGCATCTCTTGCTCTTCCCAGAACCTCCGTTCCTCCAATCTCCTCTGCTGCTGCTGACAACAGCTCAAGTAATGACGACAACAAACAACAACTCAATCCAAAGCCTCGATCCAGGCGCATGTCCCTGTCTCCCTGGCGCTCTCGCCCCAAGCTTAATGATTCCGCCGAGGAAGACCAGCGCAAAGGCAGGAGCATCCCTAACAAGGAACGTTTCGGCAGGTTGGAGGACCAAGAAAAGGCAGCTGATACTTCTGTCAAGAAAGGCCTCTGGAGTTGGAAGCCGATTCGAGCCCTCTCCCATATAGGCATGCAGAAGCTGAGCTGTTTGTTCTCTGTCGAAGTTGTCGCAGTTCAAGGCCTTCCGGCCTCCATGAACGGCCTTCGCCTGTCAGTTTCTGTTAGGAAGAAAGAAACCAAGGACGGAGCGGTGCAGACCATGCCGTCGAGAGTTCAGCAGGGCGCCGCTGATTTCGAAGAGACCTTGTTCATCCGGTGTCATGTTTATTTCACCCCTGGAAGTGGAACCCACATGAAATTCGAGCCTCGTCCTTTCGTCATATGCGTCTTTGCAGTTGACGCCGGAGAGCTTGATTTTGGGAGAAGTTCTGTGGACTTGAGTCACCTCATTCAGGACTCCATCGAGAAGAGCTTCCAAGGTACGCGGGTTAAGCAATGGGACACGAGTTTTAATCTTTCAGGAAAGGCCAAGGGTGGAGAACTTGTTCTGAAATTGGGTTTTCAGATTATGGAGAAAGATGGTGGGTTTGGGATCTATAGTCAAGCTGAGGGacaaaaatcaggaaaaaacAAGAACTCCTCATCTTCGATTGCCCGCAAACAGTCCAAGTCGTCCTTCAGCGTCCCTAGTCCCAAGTTGTCCAGCAGAGCTGAAGCTTGGAGCCCTTCACAGACTGGAGCAAGAGCAGATCTTCAGGATATCGATGACCTGAATCTTGACGAACCAGCTTCCGCACCCCAGGCTTCTCCACCTTCCCGCAAGTCTGGAGTTCCGGATGCCAAGATAGAGGATGATCTCCCGGATTTTGAAGTTGTGGACAAAGGAGTAGAGTTCCAAGAAGACAATAACGGGAACAAAGAAGAAGCACTATCCGAAGAGAACTATGAGAAGAGGTCAGTCTCGAGGGAGGTTGTAAAAGAAATCGTCCACGAAAAATTCCATCTCACAAGACTGTCTGAGCTTGATTCGATTGCTCAGCGGATAAAAGCTCTTGAATCGATGATGAAAGAGGAAAAGGCAGAGAAAACGGACGAAGACACCGAGTCACAAAAGTTAGATGCAGAAGAGGAAACCGTGACGAGGGAGTTTCTTCAAATGCTGGAGGATTCAGAAGGCAATGAGATAAAAAAGCTTGGCGATCATGATGAAATCCCCCAATCGAAGTCGGAAGGGGATGAAGACTCGGAAGAAGCTGAGTCGAAGGTCTATATACCAGATCTCGGAAAGGGATTGGGTTGCATAGTTCAGACAAGGAACGGGGGCTACCTGGCAGCCATGAATCCTCTGGACACTGCAGTTGCGAGAAAAGACGCACCAAAACTGGCAATGCAGATGTCAAGGCCCGTGATTGTTCCATCCAAAGCGACGACCGGATTTGAGTTGTTCCAGAGAATGGCTGCTGTTGGCTTTGACGAACTTGGCTCCGGAATTTTGTCTCTGATGCCTATGGATGAACTCAAGGGTAAAACAGCAGAACAGATTGCTTTTGAAGGCATTGCCTCCGCAATTATCCAggggagaaagaaagaaggagccAGCTCAAGTGCAGCTCGTACATTGGCTTCCGTTAAATCCATGGCAACTGCATTGAGCACGGGAAGGCAGGACAGGATTTCAACAGGAATATGGAATTTGAGCGAAGATCCGGTCGTGGTGGATGAGATTCTGGCATTCTCAATGCAGAAGCTGGAGGTCATGGCAGTCGAAGCTCTGAAGGTTCAGGCAGATATAGGTGAAGAAGAAGCCCCGTTTGACGTTTCCCCACTGAGTGCAAAGCTAACCGCTGAGGGGGGCAGCCATCCGCTGGCTTCTGCAATTCCGATTGAGGACTGGATAAGAAGAAAGGCGgtcggaaatgaaaatggtgaGTCAGGGAGCATAACAATCGCTGTGGTCGTCCAGCTGCGGGATCCCCTCAGGCTATATGAAGCGGTTGGAGGTCCAATGATAGCACTAATCCATTCGAGTGCTTTCAATGGCGCAAAAGTAAAACCCGCAGGCAACTACGATGATGAGGAAAAGATGTTCAAAGTTGGAAGCTTGCAGGTTGGGGGTTTAAAAGGCAGGAGCGGAGGGAGAAAGACTGAATGGGACTCTGAGAAGCAGAGGCTGACGGCCATGCAGTGGCTAGTGGCGTACGGGTTGGGAAAGGCAGCTGGGAAAAAGGGGAAGCGTCAGGCGTCCAAGGCCAAGGGACAGGACATTCTCTGGAGCATTTCCTCGCGAGTAATGGCTGACATGTGGCTCAAGGCAATCCGGAATCCAGATGTCAAGTTCAccaagtga
- the LOC113712475 gene encoding peptidyl-prolyl cis-trans isomerase FKBP18, chloroplastic isoform X2 — translation MASFHSLEKCFITSRISSAWHGSVEATGRTKQLVVLPVPMIISRRSAILISLLPPLNLTLPIHPLLARERRTKKAIPLEDYLTSYDGLKYYDIVEGRGPVAEKGSIVQVHFDCLYRGITAVSSRESKLLAGNRIIAQPYEFQVGALPGKERKREFVDNPNGLFSAQAAPKPPKAMYTITEGMKVGGKRTVVVPPEAGYGPKGMNEIPLKI, via the exons ATGGCTTCATTCCACAGCTTGGAGAAATGCTTTATTACTAGTAGAATTAGCAGTGCTTGGCATGGTTCGGTTGAAGCCACCGGCCGAACAAAGCAACTTGTTGTGCTGCCAGTGCCCATGATCATCTCCAGAAGGTCCGCAATTTTGATATCCCTGCTGCCTCCTCTCAACCTTACTCTGCCCATCCATCCATTGCTAGCCAGAGAGAGGCGCACCAAAAAGGCCATTCCTCTCGAAGATTACCTCACCAGCT ATGACGGACTAAAATACTATGATATCGTTGAAGGAAGGGGTCCTGTTGCTGAAAAAGGATCAATAGTGCAG GTTCATTTTGACTGCCTGTACCGCGGTATTACAGCAGTGTCGAGTCGAGAATCTAAGCTTTTGGCTGGAAATCGCATCATTGCTCAG CCTTACGAGTTCCAGGTTGGGGCTCTCCCAGGAAAAGAACGGAAGCGTGAGTTTGTAGACAATCCGAATGGTTTATTTTCTGCACAGGCTGCACCAAAGCCTCCGAAGGCCATGTACACAATAACTGAAGGAATGAAAGTTGGGGGAAAG AGGACTGTGGTTGTTCCTCCAGAAGCTGGATATGGCCCAAAGGGAATGAATGAGATACCG CTGAAAATATGA
- the LOC140014998 gene encoding dolichyl-diphosphooligosaccharide--protein glycosyltransferase subunit 1A-like isoform X1, translating to MRKIGGCDLSLVLLAISFSVLFAPVLSDLVISKVDRRVDLTSQHVRLFTTLKVENNGTDSVSEVLLPFPDHQSKNLAFLTATTTEEKGKSKSSSQALPIKVVNPEGMPISLAWYSASLPKELGKGGQLTLEIRAVFTHALRPFPEKITQADAQLVVFQDSAYYLSPYVVKAQSFTVKLPEPRVESYTKLENAKLSGSEIKYGPYENIPPFSYTPIVVHFASNGPFAVAKDLVREIEISHWGNVQITEHYNLIHAGAESIGEFSRLDYQARPYLRGASAFRHLIAKLPPRAHSVYYRDEIGNISTSNLWGDSTKTLLEIEPRYPLFGGWKTSFTIGYGLPLHDFLFQSEGQRFLNISFGSPMNELVIDNLIVKVILPEGSKDITVSVPFPIKEWQEMKFSHLDMVGRPVVVLEKTNVVPEHNQYFQVKYRFNNLSLFREPLMLISGFFFLFVACIIYTHADFTISKSSASYVAKLQWDEVQTAIQQFQGVMSRCLAIHDKLEASLRDLSRTGDAQACKAARKAADSSLKELSKELKSLLGFLQSSPQAAQILPKVDELVVKEKELQEKLMLKHSIVVDAFEKRSGGRDTESRVASIQQKITALRLEVDDLLEVIDEI from the exons ATGAGGAAAATTGGTGGGTGTGATCTATCATTGGTCTTATTAGCAATCAGCTTTTCCGTACTATTCGCACCTGTGCTGTCCGATCTTGTCATCTCCAAGGTCGATCGACGT GTTGATTTGACATCACAGCACGTCCGCTTATTTACTACCCTCAAG gTGGAAAACAATGGAACTGATAGTGTGTCAGAGGTTTTGCTGCCCTTCCCCGATCATCAGTCCAAAAATTTGGCCTTCTTGACGGCAACTACTACTGAAGAGAAAGGGAAATCAAAAAGTTCTTCCCAGGCCCTTCCTATTAAGGTTGTTAACCCGGAAGGAATGCCCATCTCATTGGCTTGGTATTCTGCGTCTCTACCCAAGGAATTGGGTAAAGGGGGGCAGTTGACACTTGAGATTAGGGCAGTTTTCACGCATGCACTGCGACCATTCCCTGAGAAGATCACTCAAGCTGATGCCCAGCTTGTGGTGTTCCAGGATAGTGCTTATTATCTCTCTCCTTATGTGGTCAAGGCACAGTCCTTTACTGTTAAGTTGCCTGAGCCAAGGGTTGAATCATATACAAAGCTTGAGAATGCAAAGCTTTCTGGTTCAGAAATCAAATATGGACCTTATGAGAATATTCCACCTTTCTCGTACACCCCGATAGTGGTTCATTTTGCTAGCAATGGACCTTTTGCTGTTGCTAAAGACTTGGTGCGTGAGATAGAGATTTCCCACTGGGGTAATGTGCAAATCACAGAGCACTACAATCTAATCCATGCTGGTGCAGAGAGCATTGGCGAGTTTTCAAG GCTAGACTATCAGGCTCGACCTTATCTAAGAGGTGCATCAGCATTCAGGCATCTTATTGCCAAATTACCCCCGAGGGCTCACTCTGTTTATTATAGGGATGAGATCGGCAATATCTCAACATCTAACTTATGGGGTGATTCGACTAAG ACCCTGCTGGAAATCGAACCCAGGTATCCATTGTTTGGTGGCTGGAAAACTTCTTTTACCATTGGCTATGGCCTTCCTCTTCATGACTTCTTGTTTCAGTCAGAGGGACAACGTTTTCTAAATATCTCTTTTGGCTCTCCAATGAATGAGTTGGTGATTGACAATCTCATTGTGAAG GTTATCTTACCAGAGGGTTCAAAAGACATAACTGTTTCTGTGCCATTTCCTATCAAAGAGTGGCAAGAG ATGAAGTTTTCCCATTTGGATATGGTTGGTAGACCAGTAGTTGTTTTGGAAAAGACAAATGTCGTCCCAGAGCACAACCAATATTTTCAG GTCAAATACAGATTCAACAATCTTTCTTTGTTTCGGGAGCCATTGATGTTAATCTCtgggtttttcttcctttttgttgCTTGCATAATCTACACGCATGCTGACTTCACCATATCGAAGTCTTCAGCTTCCTATGTGGCAAAATTGCAATGGGATGAG GTACAAACTGCTATTCAGCAGTTCCAGGGTGTTATGAGCAGATGTTTGGCAATCCATGATAAGCTGGAAGCATCACTCCGTGATCTTTCTAGGACTGGTGATGCTCAAGCTTGCAAAGCTGCACGAAAAGCGGCTGACAGTTCACTGAAGGAGCTTTCCAAGGAGTTGAAGTCTTTGCTAGGATTCTTGCAGTCTTCTCCACAGGCTGCTCAGATTCTGCCCAAG GTGGATGAACTGGTTGTCAAAGAGAAAGAACTCCAGGAAAAGCTCATGTTAAAACACTCCATAGTGGTTGATGCTTTTGAGAAAAGGTCTGGCGGACGGGATACCGAGAGCCGTGTGGCTTCAATCCAGCAGAAAATTACAGCATTGAGACTGGAAGTTGATGATCTTCTTGAGGTGATTGATGAGATATAG
- the LOC113712475 gene encoding peptidyl-prolyl cis-trans isomerase FKBP18, chloroplastic isoform X1 — MASFHSLEKCFITSRISSAWHGSVEATGRTKQLVVLPVPMIISRRSAILISLLPPLNLTLPIHPLLARERRTKKAIPLEDYLTSYDGLKYYDIVEGRGPVAEKGSIVQVHFDCLYRGITAVSSRESKLLAGNRIIAQPYEFQVGALPGKERKREFVDNPNGLFSAQAAPKPPKAMYTITEGMKVGGKRTVVVPPEAGYGPKGMNEIPPGATFDLNIELLEVKPPEGQ, encoded by the exons ATGGCTTCATTCCACAGCTTGGAGAAATGCTTTATTACTAGTAGAATTAGCAGTGCTTGGCATGGTTCGGTTGAAGCCACCGGCCGAACAAAGCAACTTGTTGTGCTGCCAGTGCCCATGATCATCTCCAGAAGGTCCGCAATTTTGATATCCCTGCTGCCTCCTCTCAACCTTACTCTGCCCATCCATCCATTGCTAGCCAGAGAGAGGCGCACCAAAAAGGCCATTCCTCTCGAAGATTACCTCACCAGCT ATGACGGACTAAAATACTATGATATCGTTGAAGGAAGGGGTCCTGTTGCTGAAAAAGGATCAATAGTGCAG GTTCATTTTGACTGCCTGTACCGCGGTATTACAGCAGTGTCGAGTCGAGAATCTAAGCTTTTGGCTGGAAATCGCATCATTGCTCAG CCTTACGAGTTCCAGGTTGGGGCTCTCCCAGGAAAAGAACGGAAGCGTGAGTTTGTAGACAATCCGAATGGTTTATTTTCTGCACAGGCTGCACCAAAGCCTCCGAAGGCCATGTACACAATAACTGAAGGAATGAAAGTTGGGGGAAAG AGGACTGTGGTTGTTCCTCCAGAAGCTGGATATGGCCCAAAGGGAATGAATGAGATACCG CCAGGGGCAACGTTTGATCTGAACATTGAGCTCCTAGAAGTAAAACCACCGGAAGGACAATGA
- the LOC140014998 gene encoding dolichyl-diphosphooligosaccharide--protein glycosyltransferase subunit 1A-like isoform X2 → MAQLLKSELVWWRSFNLLLVDLTSQHVRLFTTLKVENNGTDSVSEVLLPFPDHQSKNLAFLTATTTEEKGKSKSSSQALPIKVVNPEGMPISLAWYSASLPKELGKGGQLTLEIRAVFTHALRPFPEKITQADAQLVVFQDSAYYLSPYVVKAQSFTVKLPEPRVESYTKLENAKLSGSEIKYGPYENIPPFSYTPIVVHFASNGPFAVAKDLVREIEISHWGNVQITEHYNLIHAGAESIGEFSRLDYQARPYLRGASAFRHLIAKLPPRAHSVYYRDEIGNISTSNLWGDSTKTLLEIEPRYPLFGGWKTSFTIGYGLPLHDFLFQSEGQRFLNISFGSPMNELVIDNLIVKVILPEGSKDITVSVPFPIKEWQEMKFSHLDMVGRPVVVLEKTNVVPEHNQYFQVKYRFNNLSLFREPLMLISGFFFLFVACIIYTHADFTISKSSASYVAKLQWDEVQTAIQQFQGVMSRCLAIHDKLEASLRDLSRTGDAQACKAARKAADSSLKELSKELKSLLGFLQSSPQAAQILPKVDELVVKEKELQEKLMLKHSIVVDAFEKRSGGRDTESRVASIQQKITALRLEVDDLLEVIDEI, encoded by the exons ATGGCACAATTGCTCAAGTCAGAGCTAGTATGGTGGAGATCGTTTAATTTACTGCTG GTTGATTTGACATCACAGCACGTCCGCTTATTTACTACCCTCAAG gTGGAAAACAATGGAACTGATAGTGTGTCAGAGGTTTTGCTGCCCTTCCCCGATCATCAGTCCAAAAATTTGGCCTTCTTGACGGCAACTACTACTGAAGAGAAAGGGAAATCAAAAAGTTCTTCCCAGGCCCTTCCTATTAAGGTTGTTAACCCGGAAGGAATGCCCATCTCATTGGCTTGGTATTCTGCGTCTCTACCCAAGGAATTGGGTAAAGGGGGGCAGTTGACACTTGAGATTAGGGCAGTTTTCACGCATGCACTGCGACCATTCCCTGAGAAGATCACTCAAGCTGATGCCCAGCTTGTGGTGTTCCAGGATAGTGCTTATTATCTCTCTCCTTATGTGGTCAAGGCACAGTCCTTTACTGTTAAGTTGCCTGAGCCAAGGGTTGAATCATATACAAAGCTTGAGAATGCAAAGCTTTCTGGTTCAGAAATCAAATATGGACCTTATGAGAATATTCCACCTTTCTCGTACACCCCGATAGTGGTTCATTTTGCTAGCAATGGACCTTTTGCTGTTGCTAAAGACTTGGTGCGTGAGATAGAGATTTCCCACTGGGGTAATGTGCAAATCACAGAGCACTACAATCTAATCCATGCTGGTGCAGAGAGCATTGGCGAGTTTTCAAG GCTAGACTATCAGGCTCGACCTTATCTAAGAGGTGCATCAGCATTCAGGCATCTTATTGCCAAATTACCCCCGAGGGCTCACTCTGTTTATTATAGGGATGAGATCGGCAATATCTCAACATCTAACTTATGGGGTGATTCGACTAAG ACCCTGCTGGAAATCGAACCCAGGTATCCATTGTTTGGTGGCTGGAAAACTTCTTTTACCATTGGCTATGGCCTTCCTCTTCATGACTTCTTGTTTCAGTCAGAGGGACAACGTTTTCTAAATATCTCTTTTGGCTCTCCAATGAATGAGTTGGTGATTGACAATCTCATTGTGAAG GTTATCTTACCAGAGGGTTCAAAAGACATAACTGTTTCTGTGCCATTTCCTATCAAAGAGTGGCAAGAG ATGAAGTTTTCCCATTTGGATATGGTTGGTAGACCAGTAGTTGTTTTGGAAAAGACAAATGTCGTCCCAGAGCACAACCAATATTTTCAG GTCAAATACAGATTCAACAATCTTTCTTTGTTTCGGGAGCCATTGATGTTAATCTCtgggtttttcttcctttttgttgCTTGCATAATCTACACGCATGCTGACTTCACCATATCGAAGTCTTCAGCTTCCTATGTGGCAAAATTGCAATGGGATGAG GTACAAACTGCTATTCAGCAGTTCCAGGGTGTTATGAGCAGATGTTTGGCAATCCATGATAAGCTGGAAGCATCACTCCGTGATCTTTCTAGGACTGGTGATGCTCAAGCTTGCAAAGCTGCACGAAAAGCGGCTGACAGTTCACTGAAGGAGCTTTCCAAGGAGTTGAAGTCTTTGCTAGGATTCTTGCAGTCTTCTCCACAGGCTGCTCAGATTCTGCCCAAG GTGGATGAACTGGTTGTCAAAGAGAAAGAACTCCAGGAAAAGCTCATGTTAAAACACTCCATAGTGGTTGATGCTTTTGAGAAAAGGTCTGGCGGACGGGATACCGAGAGCCGTGTGGCTTCAATCCAGCAGAAAATTACAGCATTGAGACTGGAAGTTGATGATCTTCTTGAGGTGATTGATGAGATATAG
- the LOC113712971 gene encoding outer envelope pore protein 21, chloroplastic-like isoform X1: METSIRYGGDSKVLRIHAKEKLPIDSNTHLQLHGELDTRLGAPTCLSALIRHFYPSLSADLGVGLKYNRQDKLHYTVRAKKAFPVTTNGFFNFHVKGHCDVDQEFRQKRSRGAAEFSWIIFNLKTDQDVKLKVGYEVFDKKSSAAARMGLANREQSGESNLFVMILLSW; encoded by the exons ATGGAGACCTCAATTAGGTATGGGGGAGATTCGAAAGTTCTGAGAATCCATGCCAAGGAGAAATTGCCCATCGACTCCAATACTCACTTGCAG CTTCACGGAGAACTGGACACTCGACTCGGAGCCCCAACTTGCTTGAGTGCTCTGATTAGACACTTTTATCCCAGT CTTTCAGCAGATCTTGGAGTTGGATTGAAATATAATAGGCAGGATAAGCTTCATTATACCGTCCGCGCTAAGAAGGCATTTCCAGTCACTACTAATGGCTTTTTTAACTTCCATGTTAAGGGCCACTGTGATGTTGACCAGGAATTTAGACAG AAAAGGTCAAGAGGAGCAGCCGAGTTTTCTTGGATAATTTTCAACTTGAAAACAGACCAGGATGTCAAGCTAAAAGTTGGTTATGAAGTCTTTGATAAG AAAAGCAGTGCGGCAGCCCGTATGGGCCTTGCGAACAGGGAACAGAGCGGAGAATCCAATTTATTTGTTATGATTCTACTTAGTTGGTAG
- the LOC140015311 gene encoding protein MULTIPLE CHLOROPLAST DIVISION SITE 1-like, with amino-acid sequence MASMSTIQLRLHTLPSFQRRDFPSFLEFRTELGMISSSSSSITATGCCARWNDSSTKTLKRKFAVRALSDPPPPVKGDQHNNRLQHQLFTLISHKPPIQPALNSPNPTLNLRHAVASLPTFILPKKKHFTPSFATGLCAAAAFVLFVLRSYTASKSRYSRPGSVADLVRRGQLRSDRRGISTPLKYEDPFNNPMVKIGKSNSTIEMCGKVFRLAPVTLTKDQQTIHQKRRSRAYQWKRPKVFLKEGDSIPPDVDPDTVRWIPANHPFATTASEINEDLAQHNVYQKHGVPFRIQAEHEALQRKLEALQNEQKLGKLVIDPIAAQDFERPFKSHLKPEEPAERSSSKHTNPDSARNPFLDGPASDEEEKP; translated from the exons ATGGCTTCAATGTCCACGATACAACTCCGACTTCATACCCTACCCTCATTCCAG cggcGGGATTTCCCTAGTTTTTTGGAATTCAGAACCGAATTGGGCATGATTAGTAGCAGCAGCAGTAGTATTACCGCTACTGGTTGTTGTGCAAGATGGAATGATTCTTCAACTAAAACTTTGAAGCGGAAGTTTGCGGTGAGAGCCTTGAGCGATCCTCCTCCTCCGGTAAAGGGCGATCAACACAACAACCGCCTTCAACATCAGCTCTTCACCCTCATTTCTCACAAACCACCAATTCAACCCGCACTCAACTCTCCCAATCCTACTCTTAACTTACGCCATGCCGTCGCTTCTCTCCCCACTTTTATCCTCCCG AAGAAGAAACACTTCACTCCCAGTTTTGCAACTGGGTTGTGCGCTGCAGCAGCCTTTGTACTTTTTGTGTTAAGGAGCTATACAGCAAGTAAGTCAAGATACAGCCGTCCTGGCTCTGTAGCTGATCTTGTCCGGCGTGGTCAGCTGAGATCTGATAGAAGAGGCAT CTCAACGCCCCTCAAGTATGAAGATCCATTCAATAATCCAATGGTGAAGATTGGTAAAAGCAACTCAACAATTGAGATGTGTGGAAAAGTATTCCGTTTAGCACCGGTGACCCTTACAAAGGACCAACAAACTATCCATCAGAAGAGGAGGTCACGTGCGTATCAATGGAAGAGACCAAAGGTTTTCCTTAAAGAAGGTGACTCCATACCCCCAGATGTGGACCCTGATACAGTCAGGTGGATTCCTGCAAATCATCCTTTTGCAACCACTGCAAGTGAAATTAATGAAGATTTGGCACAACACAATGTGTATCAAAAGCATGGTGTACCATTCCGTATACAGGCAGAGCATGAAGCTCTTCAGAGGAAGCTTGAAGCACTGCAAAAC GAGCAAAAACTCGGTAAACTAGTGATCGATCCTATAGCTGCGCAAGATTTTGAGAGGCCATTTAAATCTCATTTGAAGCCTGAAGAACCGGCAGAACGGAGTTCCTCTAAGCACACAAATCCAGATTCTGCCCGAAATCCATTTTTGGACGGACCAGCTTCTGATGAGGAGGAGAAACCTTGA